CGGTATTGAAATTCATGGTAGTAGCCATTACCGCCTATGGTATGGCCACCTTTGAAGGACCGCTGTTGTCGCTTAAAAACGTAAACGCCATTGCCCACTACACAGACTGGATAGTTGCCCACGTGCACGTTGGCGCCCTGGGCTGGAACGGCTTCCTGACCTTCGGTATCTTGTACTGGTTGCTACCCCGCATCTTCAGAACCGAACTGTACTCTAAAAAACTGGCTAACTGGCACTTCTGGTTAGGCACCATGGGTATCTTATTCTACGCCGTGCCTATGTACTGGGCTGGGTTTACCCAAGGCTTAATGTGGAAACAGTTCACCAATGAAGGCCTGTTACAGTATTCTAACTTCTTAGAGACCGTGTTGCAGATTGTGCCTATGTATTACCTGCGCGGTATTGGTGGCTTGCTGTACCTGAGTGGCGTGTTCCTGATGATCTACAACGTCATCAAAACCGTGAAGAGTGGCTCTCTGCTGGCCAATGAAGAAGCCCAGTCTGCTCCGTTAATGCCGGCCGTGGTCATCAAAGGAGAGACCCCGCACGCTGGTGGTCACTGGCACAGATTGATTGAGCGCAGACCGGTACAAATGGCCGTGTTCGCCACCGTGGCTATATTGATTGGGGGCGCCGTGGAGATGATCCCAACGTTCCTGGTAGAATCTAACGTGCCTACCATTGACAGTGTGAAACCTTACACCGCGCTGGAGCTGCAGGGCCGCGATGTCTACATCAAAGAAGGCTGCGTGAACTGTCACTCCCAGATGGTGCGGCCGTTCCGCTCAGAGACGGAGCGCTACGGCGAGTACTCTAAGGCCGGCGAGTTTGTCTATGACCGTCCGTTCCTGTGGGGTTCTAAGCGTACCGGGCCAGACCTGCACCGCGTGGGTGGCAAGTACCCTAACAGCTGGCACTACCACCATATGCTGGATCCTACCTCAATGTCACCGGGCTCTATCATGCCGTCTTACCCATGGCTGTTTGAGAAAGACCTGGATACCTCAGACACTGAGGCCAAGATTGAGACGCTGGCTGGTTTAGGTACTCCTTATGAAGAAGGGTACGCCCAGAAAGCCAATGAAGACCTCATGCGCCAGGCCCGTGAAATCTCTGCCGATCTCCGCAAAGAGAACATAGAGGTGAAACCAGAGAAAGAGATAGTAGCCCTTATTGCCTATCTGCAGCGCCTGGGGACAGATATTAAAGTGAAGGAAGCTAAATAATAAGTCCTGCTACCGGCCCTCTGCCAAATGGGGAGGGCCGGCGGTGGGCACAAAAAGGTAAGATCATGTACAAAGAAATATTACAGTCCATAGACGGCATCGCCATTTACCCCATCATCTCCTTTCTCATCTTTTTCATCTTCTTCCTGGGGTTGATCGCCTACGTGGTGCTGGTGAAAAAAGAATACATCCAGAGCATGAAAGAGATGCCCCTGCAGAATGAAAACGGATTTGCCCAACCTCTAGACCTACGGTCATGAAACGATTGAAACTCTACCTGGCGTCATTGGTCTTTCTGGCCGGGGCCGCCTTGCAGCCTGCCGCCGCGCAGGACGCCGTAAAAGGCAAGGCCGTTTTTGACGGTAACTGTGCCGCCTGCCACAGCATTGAAGAACAAGTGGTGGGTCCCGCCCTCAAAGACGTGCACAAACGCCGCGAGGAGCAGTGGATCATCAACTTCGTGAAGAACTCCACCAAAGTGGTCCAGTCCGGAGACAAGCAGGCCGTAGAAGTCTTTGAGAAGTTCG
This Rufibacter radiotolerans DNA region includes the following protein-coding sequences:
- the ccoN gene encoding cytochrome-c oxidase, cbb3-type subunit I, yielding MLAEVLKAPGEALKNSVRTVETFYYDNKIVRDFAYATLFWGVTGMLIGVLIAFQLARPELNMGTEYTTFGRIRPLHTNAVIFAFVGNGIFMGVYYSLQRLCKARMYSDVLSKIHFWAWQLIIVSAVITLPLGYTSSKEYAELEWPIDIAITVVWVVFGWNMFGTIIKRRERHMYVGIWFYIATFLTVAVLHIVNSYEIPVTFMKSYSGYAGVQDALVQWWYGHNAVAFFLTTPYLGMMYYFLPKAANRPVYSYRLSIIHFWSLIFIYIWAGPHHLLYTALPDWAQSLGVVFSVMLIAPSWGGMINGLLTLRGAWDKVREESVLKFMVVAITAYGMATFEGPLLSLKNVNAIAHYTDWIVAHVHVGALGWNGFLTFGILYWLLPRIFRTELYSKKLANWHFWLGTMGILFYAVPMYWAGFTQGLMWKQFTNEGLLQYSNFLETVLQIVPMYYLRGIGGLLYLSGVFLMIYNVIKTVKSGSLLANEEAQSAPLMPAVVIKGETPHAGGHWHRLIERRPVQMAVFATVAILIGGAVEMIPTFLVESNVPTIDSVKPYTALELQGRDVYIKEGCVNCHSQMVRPFRSETERYGEYSKAGEFVYDRPFLWGSKRTGPDLHRVGGKYPNSWHYHHMLDPTSMSPGSIMPSYPWLFEKDLDTSDTEAKIETLAGLGTPYEEGYAQKANEDLMRQAREISADLRKENIEVKPEKEIVALIAYLQRLGTDIKVKEAK